A stretch of Zootoca vivipara chromosome 13, rZooViv1.1, whole genome shotgun sequence DNA encodes these proteins:
- the TMEM101 gene encoding transmembrane protein 101, whose product MAAGSGGSGHRRRRGALRLLMRVGSVLLTRFPFWHCLSGLLLNAERADARRKPDIPVPFLYFDMGMAVLCASFMSFGVKRRWFALGAALQLAISTYAAYIGGYAHYGDWLKVRMYSRTIAIIGGLLVLASGAGEIYRQKPRNRSLQSTGQVFIGIYLICVAYSLQHSKEDRLAYLSGVPGGEIALQLLFVLYGVLALSFLSGYYITAAAQILSVILPLVILFIDGNLGYWHDSRRVEFWNQMKLVGQNVGIFGAAIILATDG is encoded by the exons ATGGCGGCAGGCAGCGGGGGTTCCGGGCACCGTCGGCGGCGCGGGGCGCTGCGGCTGCTGATGCGGGTGGGCTCGGTGCTGCTCACGCGCTTCCCGTTCTGGCACTGCCTCAGCGGCCTCCTCCTCAACGCCGAGCGCGCCGACGCCCGCCG AAAACCAGACATCCCTGTTCCATTTCTCTACTTCGACATGGGCATGGCAGTGCTGTGTGCCAGCTTCATGTCCTTTGGGGTGAAACGCAGGTGGTTTGCCTTGGGGGCTGCCCTTCAGTTGGCTATCAGCACATATGCGGCGTACATTGGAGGCTATGCACACTATGGAGACTGGCTGAAG GTGAGGATGTATTCACGAACGATAGCCATCATCGGTGGTCTCTTGGTCTTGGCTAGTGGGGCCGGTGAGATCTACCGGCAGAAACCGCGAAACAGGTCCCTGCAGTCCACGGGGCAGGTTTTCATCGGCATCTACCTCATCTGTGTG GCCTACTCTCTCCAGCACAGCAAGGAAGACCGCCTGGCCTATCTCAGTGGCGTCCCAGGTGGAGAAATTGCCTTACAGCTCCTCTTTGTCCTCTACGGGGTGCTGGCCCTGTCCTTCCTGTCTGGCTACTACATCACCGCAGCCGCTCAGATCCTGTCGGTCATCCTCCCTCTGGTCATTCTCTTCATCGACGGCAACTTGGGTTACTGGCACGATTCCCGCCGAGTCGAATTCTGGAATCAAATGAAGCTGGTTGGGCAGAACGTTGGGATCTTCGGGGCCGCCATAATTTTGGCCACGGATGGCTGA